ctctctttctttttctttctgtttctctctaacCACTAAAATATGTTCGTAATACACTGTCTATGTCTCATTGCGTAAAAGAACGCGAGAAaggaagtgagagagataaCGTGCCGAAtgtctatccttttctctctctccctctctctctctctctctctctctctctctctctctctctctctcactctctcgtcTACTTGTCACTTTTCACCGTACCTTTCTCGTACTCAGCGGCCACTACCACCAAACACAGCGCCAATCGATCGCTCGTATTTCCGTTCGCCCATTCGTTCGTGTTCGTCGTGTCGGgtgaagagtgagagagaaaggaaagaaagagagagagagagagagagagagagaaagagaggaagaaagaaagagagagaaagagagagagagagagtgatgtATAAGAGACAagtagaaacgagagaaagagagagaaagaaagagagggagaaggagagagacagaaagagacagacagaagtaaagggagagaaagagagagagagagagagagagagaaaaagaaaaagatagcaATACAGAAACGACAAGGACGACAACAGACAAATCTCGTGTCTGGTTTGTGACAGAACCCCGAACGTTGAGAGCGTTCCGGTTAGCCGGcgttttttccttccttattCCTCCCTAATCAAAACGGAGAACGAACGTAAAACGAAAGACACAACGAGAGACGACGACCAGTCTTTTTCTTAACGAGGAACAAACGTCTAGGTTGGTATTAAGCATTGAGAAAACACAAGAGCAACCACCAAGCGATAGCACGAACGTAATATTCCGAATATGTGCTGTTACTCGTTGCACTGCACTCACGCACGTCATACAcgacgtacatatacacacgtatataaatatatatatatacacacacacgcagcACACGTATCCAcacaatacacacacacacacacacacacgcacacagagagagagtgaagcaCGCAATGGACAACGAGAGGTAACTAGCGACGCCGAGGTGTCGTGTCGTTACACGAACCCTCTTCGTACAACAGcaccttcttcctcttcctcttcccgtTCACGCGAGTCCTCGTGCTCGAGGACGACGTCGCACTCGACATCGGTGTCCCGTGCGCACAGAAAAgcctcgctctttctttctttccttccttcctctctctttctctctctctctctctctctctctctttctctctctctctctctctttttctccgtttgtctctttctttctctatctttctctctttctttttctcttcctctctctctctctctctctctttctgtctttctctctctctctctctctctctatcagtCGTTTCGACGCTCTCGCAACGATCTTAGCTCGCGATGCAATCGCGTCGCGCAGACGACGCTCATGCCAGACTCGACGTCGCACGTTACTTACGATCGAGAGCAGCGACGACTGCCCTATGTGCTCTCGCGACTGTCACGCCTCTCACCGCTCACCCCCTGATACACCATCGTATATCCCGGCGTGAGACTCCTCCCCGCCTCTCGTCATACTTTTCCGAGATCAACCGAACATCGACGAGTACGAACTCGCGCCTGCGCCTTTCGTTCGAACGTTactcgaagaaaaatgtttcctATTCTGTACTACTTAACGACCGAGTTTAAACGTCTTTGGTCGATAACTTACCGAACACTTCAGTGGTACTTCTCTTTCCTGttgttcatttattaaactttatatTGACGTTCCTGGGTCATTCTATGTTTAAATGTAAACATAAAATGTTCTTTGATCGTTTAcgttaatatcaaaatattcacgaagagaaagatatttgtttttatattaactttatgTATACTATATTAGAAGCTATTGTGTTGATTGAGAAATACATAGAATGAGTCAGTCAATCGTAAATTTTGTCCGCTAGATAGCGGTATTTTCGAAGGAATGCCTCTCTCTTCGACGATAATATGTTTCATAGTCATTCAATAACAACACGTCATTCAGTATACTTTGTATGAGATATGATGTCGTATCGGcgaattttaaatatgtgTGTTTTTGCAATCAACAAAAGTACGACAACGAGCATTGTGCGTATCGGAAATAATATTGCCatgacaaaaaaaggaaatgttgCTTTGTATCGTACTTTTACGAACGATTCTTCTATGAATTGTCCGACCGTTGGTGAGATCGTTGAAAAATGGAGTCACCGGTTTGAGAACGAGGCTGTACCAGAACCCGTTGAATCCATCGAACACATCGTCGCACATGTCGTAGGtttaaaaaaggtaaaaatattaattttttaattttttcgttcACCTAGTCGATTACATTGCATTcaataaagttatatattacttataaacCAATCTATTATACTTTAGATCCTGTTTTACCGACAAATTCTCAATATAATTCACGAGAAAATACGCCTTTGTTTTCTAACCTATATGAAATCACATGGCtaaataacatatacatatgttttataCTGTCATGGCGTCCAATATATTCGCACTCTTATTGGCTACTTGccaaattgtatattttttacttttcccgCTAATTTTAAACGTGAACTATAAAAGCGCAGCCTGTTTTTAATAAGACAAAAGTGTGAAATACTTAGTTTTAAATAGTTCTTTCATgctttctttgattttatttgacaGCTCTTAGACGTGACGAATTTTCGTGATAAACGACTTACGAAAGATCAATTGAACGAATTAGAATCACTTTGCCAATGCAGATTGTCCAGGTAAAATGTGATGACTgtacgaaaaataaagaaatttcttatacGTTATTTACATCACATTAAATCACGTAATTTCATGAAAATGAAGTCCCACAGGATGCCAGTTCAATACATTATCGGTGAATGGGATTTTCGAGATATTACCTTGAAATTAGTTCCACCAATTTTTATTCCACGTCCAGAAACAGAGATAAtagttgatattattttaaaaagactGAGTTATTTGCACGATGACAATCATGAAGTCTTGGAAATCGGTTGTGGTTCTGGCGCGATATCGCTAGCTTTGGCACATTCCTCCAACAAGgtacattattttctattaattaattacttaaatggtaattaaacaattaaaagaataatgttattattattgcaggtgattaaaataaatgggATACCtttaatcatataaaatagTTCGGAGTAAATTTCATACTATTCTAGGTAAAATGTATAGCAGTCGATACTAATCCACATGCTTGCgatttaacgaaagaaaattgtagTAAGCTTGGATTGCAAGAAAGAGTAACTGTCATACAAGCGACATTGGAAGAAGATGGTACATTAAAATCTTCTGAaagtataaattttgaaaCTAAAAGTTTCGATTTTATAGTTAGCAATCCGCCATACGTACCAACAaaggatatattaaaattggagccagaaattaaaatgtatgtaattttaaaatttagaTTATCAAGGTTTAAGAATAgatacatacttttttttttttttgtttacttttgtTATCTTCTTTCGAATATACGCAGTTATGAAGATTTAAGAGCTTTAGACGGTGGAGAAGATGGATTGAAAATCATCAGACCTCTTATACAATACAGCGCCAAGGCATTGAAACCAGGAGGTCATCTCATTGTCGAAGTGGATCCAGCACATCCCGAGTATATAagttttttcgtaaaaaaatacgACACTTTAAAACTGCGTTACGAACATACCTACAAAGACTTCTGCAATAACGATCGATTCGTCGAAGTATCTAAAATGGCGTAAAGTATTTGTTTAAACAAGTATgatactttataataatatattgactCGTAAttttcgatcaaaaaaaaaaaaaaaaaaaaaaaaaaagatagaagtataaaaacgtattatagaatatattcttaaatatgATTCTTAATAATGTCGAAAGTTGTTAGGTATcgcgttaaaataaaatcgatcaagttttatttactctcattaatcaaatttgtgtatattttaattgtcgaACGTATTCCATCACGACAGTGCTTTCGTCGCTGTCGGTCGTCAATTGATAATTACTTACAATAATGTGCCTACAAGATCGAGTCATGGTATTTACAATGATACATGTTCAAGACTGATCAAAACAAAAtcagatttatataaattaatgaaagctAATGAATAAtcttatgtgtgtatgtacgttttcctttcttttcttttcttttttttttcaatactgacacaaatacgtatatacgctatgatttgaaattattatcaatatcgataaatttagaaattagCTAGTAATCTCACGAAGTAAAAACGGTGTCCCGTAAAATTCAACtgtttcgttaataattaattatcgcgGAGAGAACTTTTCCAGTTCTTTCTTAATACTGCTGATTAAAGGTACAGCTGGATCCTCTGGTGAGAGTTGAGAATCAGCTAGGATACGTCTGGTATCCACTTCTGGTAGATTAGGTTTGTGAAACGGACCGGCACTGAGTGGTCTGGAACCCCAAGTACCACGTGTATGACTCGACTGGCCAGTTTCAGGAATGTCTTCTGCCAGATTTCTTCTTGACGATACGGACGTGCGAGGTCGAATATTTAATTCTGCTGGCGACGTTGACGTCggactaaaaataataataaaattttaagaagtaaaaaaaatagtgtaagatagaaatgaaattaaaaaatttttttcttacgcttaaatatataaacatgtaaTGTGTGTGTTAAAGTATCTCACTgatcagaaataataattactaaccTTCCTTCGGTAAATATCGTGAGAGCATCCGTCGTGCGTACGGCAGAGCTCGGACGCGTATTCGTCGTTTGAAATTCTCTGGACTTGGGGTCTCTGCTTCCGAAGAGGCTGAAGGAGTCCTCGAGGAGTTCGTGGAGGCGTCTCCTTGCACGACCCACGGGACCACCTGATCCCACGAAGATTTGTTCGACATCCGATATTTCGGACGTACCATTACctgataataatgtaatacttTTCGAGAGAATGTGCGACCATATGATaacttctttatatttcaataacgaAACCGTCACCGAGAGAATCGAAATAACATTATTCTcgatataatgttattttattaattaatttcaacgaaCGACGTTCTTTCGGAAACGGTTGATTcgctttcatttttaatttatagaacgatgaaaaaattaattaggaAGTTTTTGAAAAAGGTGTATCGTACCTTCGGTAGATAATCCTTGTCTCTTCAGTGTCCAGACGATAGGCCCAACGACTCCAGGATCTCTAGAGGCACTGGCTGCTCTTGTTAAAAATGTTTCACCCATTTTCTCGGTTCTTTGATGAACGACATAGCCATTATCTTTGCGTCTTCCACTTTCAGGAGAGTCTACGTCCAAATGCTTGACCTAATCAGACAAAATATTCTTCCAATACCTTTACTACTAAGCTAAGGTAGGTCACACGAATGCATTGCTTACTGTTACTGGCTCGAGTACTCTCGAAAGTGGTTCGACGCTTCGCATACTTGGAAATTGCTTGCAAGAAGGCATGGACAGATAAGAACGTGGTGAGACTGGAATTTCTTCTTGCCTCGGATAACCATTCTCAAGAGATTCCAATATCTCTGTATGATCAGCAATAGTATCCATTGAATCTGGAGTTCTAGGTGGATCGATGGCATTTGTTCTTGTCATTCTACTCTGTGTCGTTCTACATTTCATAAAGATTTAATTACTTATTCGCAGAatcacaaataatattatttatatataatattattattttatatataaactctcttacttttcatttttttttttttttttttttttttttttttttttatatttatttattatatttttcctactcaaaaacaatttatatttattaatattaataatgaacaaaaggtatagaaaaaagaagaattattaattttaataatttcgtgtAATCATTGATGAAaacaacgaaataaattttattttcattcaacgatattgttttattccaaataatataaataatttcagatCTGTGTATTTAACTTGACGCAGGATTAAAAGCTTTTGCAGGATTAAAACAGTGTTTAACAAGCGATTACCTTGTTTTTCTTGAAGATTGTTCCTCGATACTCCATGGACTAACTGCAGCAGGTTTTTTAGATTCTTCCTCGTTGTCCGTAGAGAATTCGTCGATACTACGATGAAGACTGTCAGTGGTATCAGGAGTTCTCGAAAGGGTTCTTGGTGTTTGCCTTTGGCTAGTACCTTCGATCTgccaaagaaagaaactttttagGGTATGTATCAGCTACTAACACgcaatttaaatgtttatttggTTCCTAACAACGcttattaaaatcgatatcgCCATAccaatgaaaaagagaaaataaattcatcttCATAATATGCCCTTATCCTTTTACACGATTGCGTGTAAACCCTAACAATATTagtttctatcttctttctggCCCATCGAATTCTTTCGTTATCACGCAAAGGGAAACTTTATCACGactaactaaaaaaaaaaaaaaaaataaacttccATCATGAGATATAAATGGATGAACCTTATACCAATAATTTGCAattcaaatgaattatatacCATTGATATTATCAAGAAATCTGCATATTAATGCAAATTTGTTATCGTCAATTGGAAAAGATTTGGCAAGAATTTTGTGATAACTTGCATGACGATTTGTTAACCCTATCGATGTCTAAAGTAAAGTTTTATTCTTCTTAGATACATTATATGGATTTGTAAGCTcgtttaatatgataaaataaatttgcttACATACCTTGCCTTCTGAGTCAGGCGTCAAGAAAGCTGTGTTGTCAAGGCCAGAAGTTGGTAGAACATAATCCCGTTCCTTCTTAAGTATACTTTTGTTCGGTGGTGGTACAACAGCACTGTGAGCTCGTTTTCTCTTGGCTATTAGAACCAAACCAATAAGGAGTAGGACTAACAAGATTATGGCAGCTCCAGCAGCTCCTACTAGCAACCAAACGTCCCTTTTTCTCGAAAGGGCTAAGGGTCTTGTCTCTTTTAAATATgctaaaaaatattcaataagtATATCacttttcaaataaatcgTTACTTCGATtaacgtattatatatttataattgcttGCATAGATTTGAAATGTATAATTTGACATCTCATCTAATTTGATCATCtcaattattttcgttgttttcagGAATATATTTCGAGACAAAATTGTTCGCTTCAAAGATAGaaatacaatgatatataagtcttttatctcttttattttttattttattttattttatttttatttttttattttttttttttttttataaaatgtctTTGTTGCCATAATACAATAggtcttaataaaaaaaaaaaaaaattcaggaAATACTATCTTTTTGacttttaaatgattataaaaaaaaaaatgtacggacattaaaattttgtgaACATCGATttgatcataaattttttttctttgttgttattttttttttttttatactcacGTTCACTTCGAATAATAACAGGTACACCAAGTTCAAGAGCAACTTCTTGAGATGAAAGGAGAGCCATGTCTCTGGCTGCTGTTTCAGCTGGTACAGGTCTTCCACCAAGATGAACGGAATAGATCAGTCTAGTACCTTCGCTTTCTGTTATGCTCGTATTGTGCATTTTAATCTGTACGACGCCATCCAAAGAACGTAATTTTGATCGGGCAGTCAAATTGATGCCTTCCTTATTGCCTTCTTCAGTTCGTCTCCAATCGACGGATGACCTTGAACTGAAGTTCAATGGATGCTGATCCTTAAAAATCATCGACGACGAATTTTTAAGGATTACGTCATCGTCTTCCTGTTTGTTCAAACTTCTTAATCGAAGCTTTTTCAAACCCAAATAGTTCAAAGTCGATGGTACTTTTTTCGAAGATCTTTCATTGTTTTCCTCATTTAAATCTTCATgagttttattgttattgaagGCATTATTCAAAATTTCACTGTCGTTGTTACgaaatttcgagaaaaattttctttctcctttcgatACATCGATCATCCTCTCTTCCTTCAGTTCGATTGAACTTTCTGTCGGAATCGTTGAGTTTTCTTTCAATGACTTTCTTAGTATCGTACCAGTTGCCTGAAAAATGATATGATCTtgttatgaaaattatattaaaaaaaaatcaggaTCATGAAACTACGATACCATCGGATTTCACTCACCATTCGTTCGTGGAATCCACGTTGTTCGGTTGCTCTGCGAGCACGAGGATCGGTCGAGAGAAGACCAAGATGACGTTGTTGTTGCCTTGAAAATGCGGTCCGATAGAGACGAGCCAATTTTAACTCCACTTTCTGTGGTACGGATTCTCCGGCTCGTAAAACGGTCAATAACCAGTACCTTTTTTcccataaatattataataaatttcttatgcGATTAGATTATATCAGATATATATTGGGAATAGTCAAAATTGGACATTCAAACTTTATTACATATtggtattataataaataactaataaaCGTCAAACCAGTTCTTAGACGTGGAACCAGTTTTATtagtcaaaagaaaaaagaaaaaaaaagaatgaaattacGAAATGCCAAGAgtctgtaatattattttttttcttttttttttttttttttttttttaaatctttcgtcGCTAACGTTTCCTCATTACATAATACTGTTAGGaacatatgaaaatatattaaagataatttttcttgtttttttttttttcttttttttcatttatcttttatataatagtcATTAATAACCTGGGTCCAGGATCTTCGCCAATTAGAATCCCAATGTCTTGGTCCTCGTCCTCATCTAAACGCGGAGTGGGATTAATACAAGTCGTGCATTCAGATCCCTGAGGAATGGATCCATGTGGTGGTGCAGGTGCCGAAGCACTTTTACCATCGTGATCATTTGGAGAATAAATAGTGACAGTGTGATGAACCGTTCTGGTCTCGTAGAAGGTCAAACCTTGATTTGGATCAACCCATGGTGGTGCGTCATCTATACCAGTCCAAAAAAAGTCTTGTAGATGAACTCGACGACCAGGTAGATGTTCGATCAAAATTATCTCGTCTTCTGCAATTGGAAAACCAAACAAACGTTGACACacaagaattttctttttgttttacataAATTGATTACTCGTGCCATTctgaacaaaataaataattcataacaatggagataataaattattactaatCAATTATATCACAAAACTACTAAACAATGATAAAGAATCGTAAAAATGAATCGTAATCAtcgaactaaaaaaaaaaaaaatatatatatatatataatgatcaaAAGTCATAACCgacgtttttatcattatcattgaatttaaaatataattaaaaaatgattactaATGCGTAAAGATGAATCATAAAAATCGTAATTTTGTTCTTGTGGTAATATTATcagagaataagaataaattaatcggatagattaattaatttaaaataaagaatacgattataaaaaataaacagtatttaaaaaatttatacttttataaagtTTTCTTAATGAAAATTGTGTACTTTAATatgttaaatgatataaatggtggaaaaaaaaaactctttcGATCTTAATCGACGAGAAAGAGCAACGACCTTATACCCCGGCGAGGGTGAACTCGTGTCACGACAACGCTAGGGATGAAC
This portion of the Vespa velutina chromosome 4, iVesVel2.1, whole genome shotgun sequence genome encodes:
- the LOC124948828 gene encoding MTRF1L release factor glutamine methyltransferase, translated to MMSYRRILNMCVFAINKSTTTSIVRIGNNIAMTKKGNVALYRTFTNDSSMNCPTVGEIVEKWSHRFENEAVPEPVESIEHIVAHVVGLKKLLDVTNFRDKRLTKDQLNELESLCQCRLSRMPVQYIIGEWDFRDITLKLVPPIFIPRPETEIIVDIILKRLSYLHDDNHEVLEIGCGSGAISLALAHSSNKVKCIAVDTNPHACDLTKENCSKLGLQERVTVIQATLEEDGTLKSSESINFETKSFDFIVSNPPYVPTKDILKLEPEIKIYEDLRALDGGEDGLKIIRPLIQYSAKALKPGGHLIVEVDPAHPEYISFFVKKYDTLKLRYEHTYKDFCNNDRFVEVSKMA
- the LOC124948824 gene encoding uncharacterized protein LOC124948824 isoform X1; translation: MLFCTFVRTAFSASLGAVVQIVILVLQSSTTSRVQATLPPGAEDEIILIEHLPGRRVHLQDFFWTGIDDAPPWVDPNQGLTFYETRTVHHTVTIYSPNDHDGKSASAPAPPHGSIPQGSECTTCINPTPRLDEDEDQDIGILIGEDPGPRYWLLTVLRAGESVPQKVELKLARLYRTAFSRQQQRHLGLLSTDPRARRATEQRGFHERMATGTILRKSLKENSTIPTESSIELKEERMIDVSKGERKFFSKFRNNDSEILNNAFNNNKTHEDLNEENNERSSKKVPSTLNYLGLKKLRLRSLNKQEDDDVILKNSSSMIFKDQHPLNFSSRSSVDWRRTEEGNKEGINLTARSKLRSLDGVVQIKMHNTSITESEGTRLIYSVHLGGRPVPAETAARDMALLSSQEVALELGVPVIIRSEPYLKETRPLALSRKRDVWLLVGAAGAAIILLVLLLIGLVLIAKRKRAHSAVVPPPNKSILKKERDYVLPTSGLDNTAFLTPDSEGKIEGTSQRQTPRTLSRTPDTTDSLHRSIDEFSTDNEEESKKPAAVSPWSIEEQSSRKTRTTQSRMTRTNAIDPPRTPDSMDTIADHTEILESLENGYPRQEEIPVSPRSYLSMPSCKQFPSMRSVEPLSRVLEPVTVKHLDVDSPESGRRKDNGYVVHQRTEKMGETFLTRAASASRDPGVVGPIVWTLKRQGLSTEGNGTSEISDVEQIFVGSGGPVGRARRRLHELLEDSFSLFGSRDPKSREFQTTNTRPSSAVRTTDALTIFTEGSPTSTSPAELNIRPRTSVSSRRNLAEDIPETGQSSHTRGTWGSRPLSAGPFHKPNLPEVDTRRILADSQLSPEDPAVPLISSIKKELEKFSPR
- the LOC124948824 gene encoding uncharacterized protein LOC124948824 isoform X2 translates to MLFCTFVRTAFSASLGAVVQIVILVLQSSTTSRVQATLPPGAEDEIILIEHLPGRRVHLQDFFWTGIDDAPPWVDPNQGLTFYETRTVHHTVTIYSPNDHDGKSASAPAPPHGSIPQGSECTTCINPTPRLDEDEDQDIGILIGEDPGPRYWLLTVLRAGESVPQKVELKLARLYRTAFSRQQQRHLGLLSTDPRARRATEQRGFHERMATGTILRKSLKENSTIPTESSIELKEERMIDVSKGERKFFSKFRNNDSEILNNAFNNNKTHEDLNEENNERSSKKVPSTLNYLGLKKLRLRSLNKQEDDDVILKNSSSMIFKDQHPLNFSSRSSVDWRRTEEGNKEGINLTARSKLRSLDGVVQIKMHNTSITESEGTRLIYSVHLGGRPVPAETAARDMALLSSQEVALELGVPVIIRSEPYLKETRPLALSRKRDVWLLVGAAGAAIILLVLLLIGLVLIAKRKRAHSAVVPPPNKSILKKERDYVLPTSGLDNTAFLTPDSEGKIEGTSQRQTPRTLSRTPDTTDSLHRSIDEFSTDNEEESKKPAAVSPWSIEEQSSRKTRTTQSRMTRTNAIDPPRTPDSMDTIADHTEILESLENGYPRQEEIPVSPRSYLSMPSCKQFPSMRSVEPLSRVLEPVTVKHLDVDSPESGRRKDNGYVVHQRTEKMGETFLTRAASASRDPGVVGPIVWTLKRQGLSTEVLHYYQVMVRPKYRMSNKSSWDQVVPWVVQGDASTNSSRTPSASSEAETPSPENFKRRIRVRALPYARRMLSRYLPKEVRRQRRQQN